The following proteins come from a genomic window of Anopheles ziemanni chromosome 3, idAnoZiCoDA_A2_x.2, whole genome shotgun sequence:
- the LOC131286427 gene encoding zinc finger protein 768: MAINFSASFAACLAAGLKVPRQIMYCISQDTAPYVLYKDSQEAAERGAVQWGNNADGGGGGGVYPSAAAIQQNAQNHLQAHMNGATQQQLVAAAAAAAAQHHHQQQQQQHHQQQQTSGNNSSPNQDNRPQQPGEQANGHLHSPATSPYPANNGPDIEEDLIKVQSMQQAVQHQQPNGQQQLVQQQQQANNNNSPSNQSHPNDPNPNGGQHGGPGANGQGGGPPGPGCFGNEASQAELNYYAQRHHAGPQGAMLAPPGFAPLHHYLNKSGVLPVGMPGGLVDQPGALEQYGMPDLLHAGAATGGPGGPGAGGGGGGGGGGGAGGGGGNQLHHSPTNGAVAPGTGGTNGGGGTTAGTTPGTAGGHGPSSASSKSSKNSDLRLFKCLTCGKDFKQKSTLLQHERIHTDSRPYGCPECGKRFRQQSHLTQHLRIHANEKPFSCAYCPRSFRQRAILNQHIRIHSGDKPFGCPYPECGKKFRQKAILNQHVRTHQDVSPHLIFKNGPHATLWPQDVPYPPELENAQPKDEQTFGDEASQGGGESRGCFSPENYPAYFKDGKGVNHSIFGNNLQYLNKATGGKAMLPDVIQHGRSAGMPLYVRCPICQKEFKQKSTLLQHGCIHIESRPYPCPECGKRFRQQSHLTQHLRIHTNEKPFGCMYCPRFFRQRTILNQHIRIHTGEKPYRCGQCGKDFRQKAILDQHTRTHQVGDRPFCCPMPNCRRRFVTEQEVKKHIDNHMNPHSSKSRKLATMAAMNNNNNNNNNNQNSNNNNSSNNNNNNNSGTGNNPTANSNAGPANGNNAGGNNNNSSGNNNNNNNNNNNNNNNNNNGIIEQKVSPTFLMDKQNQLIQRMAPVKHELYFPQCYGPPFNQSFMAGAAAVAAANGPAAAAAAAAAAAAAVAASGASQVPPPNGGNPQQQQPGAGGAGNPQAPPPPPPHVATNGPPSAVSAAAVAAAIVAAPAPQAVVAQ; the protein is encoded by the exons ATGGCGATAAATTTTTCCGCCTCGTTTGCCGCCTGCCTGGCGGCCGGGCTGAAGGTGCCGCGCCAGATCATGTACTGCATCTCGCAGGACACGGCCCCGTACGTGCTGTACAAGGACTCGCAGGAGGCGGCCGAACGCGGCGCCGTCCAGTGGGGCAACAACGCGGACGGTGGCGGGGGCGGCGGGGTCTATCCGTCGGCCGCCGCCATCCAGCAGAATGCGCAGAACCACCTGCAGGCCCACATGAACGGTGcgacgcagcagcagctggtgGCGGCAGCGGCCGCCGCCGCAgcccaacaccatcaccagcaacagcagcaacagcaccatcagcagcagcaaacttCCGGCAATAATAGCTCCCCGAATCAGGACAATAGGCCACAGCAACCGGGTGAACAAGCGAATGGTCATCTACACAGCCCGGCGACTAGCCCGTATCCTGCGAATAACGGTCCAGATATAGAAGAAGACTTGATCAAG GTACAAAgtatgcaacaagccgttCAGCACCAGCAGCCGAACGGTCAGCAACAGTTggtccaacagcagcagcaggcgaacaacaacaactcccCGTCGAACCAGAGCCACCCGAACGACCCGAACCCGAACGGGGGCCAGCACGGGGGACCGGGCGCGAACGGACAGGGTGGAGGACCACCGGGACCCGGGTGCTTCGGTAACGAAGCGTCACAGGCCGAGCTGAACTACTACGCGCAACGCCATCACGCCGGGCCGCAGGGCGCCATGTTGGCACCGCCGGGCTTCGCACCGCTGCACCACTATCTCAACAAGTCCGGCGTGCTGCCGGTGGGCATGCCGGGCGGGCTGGTCGATCAGCCCGGCGCCCTCGAGCAGTACGGCATGCCGGACCTGCTGCATGCCGGCGCCGCCACCGGCGGACCCGGCGGTCCCGGTGCGGGCGGTGGAGGCGGCGGAGGCGGTGGAGGCGGTGCTGGGGGCGGTGGTGGCAATCAGCTGCACCACTCGCCGACGAACGGTGCCGTCGCGCCCGGCACGGGGGGCACGAACGGCGGGGGCGGTACCACCGCCGGCACCACACCCGGCACCGCCGGCGGCCACGGTCCGTCGTCCGCGTCGTCCAAGTCGTCGAAAAACTCCGACCTCCGCCTGTTCAAGTGCTTGACGTGCGGGAAAGATTTCAAGCAGAAGAGCACGCTGCTGCAGCACGAGCGCATCCACACCGACTCGCGCCCGTACGGGTGCCCGGAGTGCGGGAAGCGCTTCCGGCAGCAGTCACATCTGACGCAGCACCTGCGGATACACGCGAACGAGAAACCGTTCAGCTGCGCGTACTGCCCGCGCAGCTTCCGGCAGCGGGCCATCCTCAACCAGCACATCCGCATTCACTCAGGTGATAAGCCCTTCGGATGCCCGTATCCGGAATGCGGCAAAAAATTTCGTCAAAAGGCCATATTGAACCAACATGTGCGCACCCATCAAG ATGTTTCCCCGCATTTGATCTTCAAGAACGGGCCGCACGCGACGCTGTGGCCGCAGGATGTGCCGTACCCGCCGGAGCTGGAGAACGCGCAGCCGAAGGACGAGCAGACGTTCGGGGACGAGGCGTCGCAGGGTGGCGGCGAGTCGCGCGGCTGCTTTTCGCCCGAAAACTACCCGGCCTACTTCAAGGACGGCAAGGGCGTGAACCACTCGATCTTCGGCAACAATCTGCAGTATCTCAACAAGGCGACCGGCGGGAAGGCGATGCTGCCGGACGTGATCCAGCACGGCCGCTCGGCCGGCATGCCGCTGTACGTGCGCTGCCCGATCTGCCAGAAGGAGTTCAAGCAGAAGAGCACGCTGTTGCAGCACGGCTGCATCCACATCGAGTCCCGGCCCTACCCGTGCCCCGAGTGTGGCAAGCGCTTCCGCCAGCAGTCGCACCTGACGCAGCACCTGCGCATCCACACGAACGAGAAACCGTTCGGGTGCATGTACTGTCCGCGCTTCTTCCGCCAGCGCACGATCCTCAACCAG CACATTCGCATCCATACTGGCGAGAAACCGTACCGGTGCGGCCAGTGCGGCAAGGACTTCCGCCAGAAAGCCATCCTCGATCAGCACACCCGAACGCACCAGGTA GGCGACCGACCGTTCTGCTGTCCGATGCCAAACTGCCGGCGCCGCTTCGTGACCGAGCAGGAGGTTAAAAAACATATCGATAACCACATGAACCCGCACTCGTCCAAATCGCGCAAGCTGGCGACGATGGCTGcaatgaacaacaacaacaacaataacaacaacaaccagaatagcaacaacaacaatagcagcaataataataacaacaacaatagcGGCACGGGCAACAATCCGACGGCGAACAGCAATGCCGGTCCGGCCAATGGCAACAACGCCGGgggcaacaataacaacagcagtggcaacaacaacaataacaacaacaacaataacaataataacaacaacaacaacaacgggaTTATTGAGCAAAAAGTGTCGCCAACGTTCCTGATGGACAAGCAGAACCAGCTGATCCAGCGGATGGCCCCGGTGAAGCACGAGCTGTACTTCCCGCAGTGCTACGGCCCGCCCTTCAATCAGTCGTTCATGGCGGGCGCGGCAGCCGTGGCCGCGGCCAACGGTCCGGCGGCAGCCGCTGCGGCCGCcgctgcagcagctgcagccgTCGCGGCGTCCGGCGCCTCGCAAGTCCCACCACCGAACGGCGGAAAcccgcagcaacagcagcccgGTGCGGGTGGGGCCGGAAACCCGCAAGCGCCGCCGCCTCCGCCCCCGCACGTCGCCACCAACGGACCCCCGTCGGCCGTGTCGGCAGCCGCCGTAGCCGCCGCCATCGTTGCCGCACCGGCCCCACAGGCCGTCGTCGCGCAGTGA